One Psychrobacillus glaciei genomic region harbors:
- a CDS encoding YppE family protein gives MSLLELSTQLLKECDDCIIRFQSYREEDKDPDFFQDVKPHAYKVDALLHKWEELVRSWIQVKRPKYVHPSQVDSLLESMEQFIVQSYYKGTSKKRFLKSVHSTKYTFETIIQAIKEVGDEHA, from the coding sequence TTGTCGTTATTAGAATTAAGTACGCAGCTATTAAAAGAGTGTGATGATTGTATCATCCGTTTTCAATCATATAGAGAAGAAGATAAGGACCCCGATTTTTTCCAAGACGTTAAACCACATGCATATAAAGTAGATGCACTATTGCATAAATGGGAAGAACTAGTACGATCGTGGATTCAAGTGAAAAGACCAAAGTATGTTCATCCAAGTCAAGTGGATTCTTTGCTTGAGTCTATGGAGCAATTTATTGTTCAATCTTATTATAAAGGAACAAGTAAAAAGCGTTTTTTAAAATCAGTACATTCTACAAAATACACATTTGAAACGATAATTCAAGCTATAAAGGAAGTGGGGGATGAGCATGCATAA
- a CDS encoding DEAD/DEAH box helicase, protein MHKQKSIRQLLDDWKLDENRNSNIMHVHSTEEKQAKYAPFPDKMHISLRKALISRGVELLYVHQRQAFDAAISGKSYTTITPTASGKSLCYHLPVLQSILDDPTSRAIYLFPTKALAQDQKSDLNALIQASEEEILSYTYDGDTEPGIRQKIRKSGHIVLTNPDMLHSGILPHHTKWVSLFENLKYIVIDEIHTYKGVFGSHVAHVIRRLQRICTFYGSHPQFICTSATIKNPKELAESLTNTSHILIDENGAPAGKKHFVFYNPPVIHPVFNVRRSAVLEVRDLAQELYVNGIQTIVFAKSRVRVEMLVTYLQALVSKKINDQSIRGYRGGYLPSERRTIEKGLREGIIRTVVSTNALELGVDIGQLQACIMTGYPGNIASAWQQAGRAGRRQDEALIIYVAQSTALDQYVVNHPAFFLGQSPEEVRIHPENIIILMDHLKCAAFELPFTTQDFYAEFSVQELLAFLEDEGVLLQTAEKWHWMSESFPASNISLRSASQENVVIIDHSVPTRTRVIGEMDQYSAMTLLHEEAIYLHQGTQFQVEKLDWEEKKAFVREVDVDYFTDANIAIELKVLSEDKEKETNDGILSYGDIIVLAQPTIFKKIKFDTHDNIGSGKIQLPPIELHTSSTWFSFDKPTGWTDNLLSDAMTGVAYALHAFIPLFIHCDAKDIHVVPQVKSISMEKPTFYIYDSYPGGIGLSERMFDLWNDLVPKVTEQVEKCSCTNGCPACIGAQDASLNLKKEVLKLLYYLQVKENVL, encoded by the coding sequence ATGCATAAGCAGAAAAGCATACGACAATTATTAGATGATTGGAAATTAGATGAAAATCGCAATTCTAACATAATGCATGTTCATTCAACAGAAGAGAAGCAAGCAAAATATGCACCTTTTCCGGATAAGATGCATATCTCCTTACGAAAAGCATTAATTAGTAGAGGAGTGGAACTATTATATGTACACCAAAGACAGGCATTTGATGCGGCAATCTCTGGTAAATCATATACGACTATCACTCCTACAGCGTCAGGAAAATCTCTCTGTTATCATCTTCCAGTACTCCAGTCTATATTAGACGATCCTACCTCGCGAGCCATTTATTTATTTCCAACAAAGGCATTGGCACAAGATCAAAAAAGTGATTTGAATGCACTTATACAAGCCAGTGAGGAAGAGATATTAAGCTACACTTATGATGGTGATACGGAGCCTGGTATTCGACAGAAAATTAGAAAGTCTGGTCATATTGTATTAACGAATCCCGATATGTTGCATTCCGGAATACTTCCACATCATACAAAATGGGTTTCTTTGTTTGAAAATTTAAAATATATTGTGATAGATGAAATTCATACATATAAAGGTGTTTTTGGTAGTCATGTTGCACACGTCATTAGACGATTGCAAAGAATTTGTACTTTTTACGGAAGTCACCCACAGTTTATTTGTACCTCCGCAACGATTAAAAACCCAAAAGAGCTTGCGGAATCATTAACGAATACTTCACATATATTAATCGATGAAAATGGTGCACCTGCCGGTAAAAAACATTTCGTCTTTTATAATCCACCAGTGATTCATCCTGTTTTTAATGTGAGAAGGAGTGCGGTATTAGAAGTTAGAGACCTAGCGCAGGAATTATATGTGAATGGAATTCAAACGATTGTATTCGCAAAAAGTAGAGTGCGAGTGGAAATGCTCGTTACTTATTTACAAGCATTGGTAAGTAAAAAGATTAATGATCAATCCATCCGTGGTTATCGGGGTGGCTATTTGCCATCCGAAAGAAGAACAATCGAAAAAGGGCTGAGAGAGGGAATCATTCGAACTGTTGTAAGTACCAATGCACTTGAGTTAGGTGTAGATATTGGACAATTACAAGCATGTATTATGACAGGATACCCTGGAAATATTGCGAGTGCTTGGCAACAAGCAGGAAGGGCGGGGAGAAGACAGGACGAAGCACTAATTATATACGTTGCGCAGTCTACAGCGCTTGATCAATATGTTGTAAATCATCCTGCGTTTTTCCTTGGGCAATCTCCAGAAGAAGTAAGAATTCACCCTGAAAATATCATTATTTTAATGGATCATTTAAAATGTGCTGCTTTTGAATTGCCTTTTACAACGCAGGATTTCTATGCGGAATTTTCTGTGCAGGAATTACTAGCATTTTTAGAGGATGAGGGCGTTTTATTACAAACTGCTGAGAAATGGCATTGGATGTCTGAAAGTTTTCCGGCTAGCAATATTAGCTTACGTTCTGCTTCCCAAGAAAACGTCGTTATTATTGATCATTCGGTACCAACAAGAACACGAGTAATTGGTGAAATGGATCAGTATAGTGCAATGACTTTACTTCATGAAGAGGCTATTTATTTGCATCAAGGAACACAATTTCAAGTAGAAAAATTAGATTGGGAAGAAAAGAAAGCGTTTGTTCGAGAAGTGGATGTGGATTATTTCACTGATGCCAATATTGCGATAGAGTTAAAAGTATTGAGTGAAGATAAAGAAAAAGAAACAAATGATGGGATATTGTCCTATGGAGATATAATTGTATTGGCTCAACCAACTATTTTCAAAAAAATTAAATTTGATACACATGATAATATTGGATCTGGGAAAATACAATTACCTCCGATAGAATTGCATACTTCTTCTACTTGGTTTAGCTTCGATAAACCAACAGGTTGGACGGATAATTTACTATCGGATGCAATGACAGGTGTTGCTTACGCATTGCATGCTTTTATCCCTTTATTTATTCATTGTGATGCAAAAGACATTCATGTAGTCCCTCAAGTAAAATCAATCAGTATGGAAAAACCAACTTTTTATATTTATGATAGTTATCCTGGAGGAATTGGGTTGTCCGAAAGAATGTTTGACTTATGGAATGATTTAGTTCCAAAAGTAACGGAGCAAGTGGAAAAATGTTCTTGTACAAATGGGTGTCCAGCATGTATTGGTGCGCAAGATGCCTCGTTAAATTTGAAAAAGGAAGTATTGAAATTACTTTACTATCTGCAGGTAAAAGAAAATGTCTTATGA
- a CDS encoding ribonuclease H-like domain-containing protein, whose product MSYEKKLMQMKGLVKKNPPNEQTKKEVRSHSLPFYTDAWINEGLELVKNEQGLFFVKETFYPEQFIHGNIPLSKLSSAINYMQEHYPNHPLTISPESLYSFYDTETTGLKGTGVLIFLNGILKKTDQGFLLRQYVLADPDQEVAFLYATEFWREKAQTIITYNGKSFDLPQLVTRWIMNRNLLPKLKQLAQIDLMHSSKRIWKGDLERFKLKQVEEQKLGFIRKDDIPGHLAPIIYFDAIKSGNPVNLMKVLKHNEWDILSLVTLYILSVELLKEKDVVESAVTYTNIGKWFQDLKTKQASYDWFQFVVHQFSNEEASLAYYYVGLHLKRKQLFNESIQAFQESLKKIDGKFRYEVYVELAKLYEHQNKDFTLALEITLQCTDYLANNIYDGSPVKLLKIKEDLQKRKERIIRKLTISRETAQANKKRLEMP is encoded by the coding sequence ATGTCTTATGAAAAGAAACTAATGCAAATGAAGGGGCTAGTTAAAAAGAATCCTCCCAATGAACAAACAAAAAAGGAAGTGCGTAGTCATTCGCTTCCTTTTTATACGGACGCATGGATCAATGAAGGATTAGAGCTAGTGAAAAATGAACAAGGATTATTTTTTGTTAAAGAAACGTTTTATCCGGAGCAGTTTATACATGGAAATATTCCACTAAGTAAACTTTCAAGTGCTATAAATTATATGCAGGAGCACTATCCAAATCATCCCCTAACCATTTCTCCAGAAAGTTTATATTCATTTTATGATACAGAAACAACGGGGTTAAAGGGGACAGGTGTGCTTATCTTTTTGAATGGAATTTTAAAAAAAACGGATCAAGGTTTTCTTTTAAGGCAGTATGTTCTTGCAGATCCAGACCAAGAAGTCGCTTTTTTATATGCTACTGAGTTTTGGAGAGAAAAAGCACAAACAATTATAACCTATAATGGTAAGAGCTTTGATCTTCCTCAATTGGTTACGAGATGGATAATGAACAGAAACCTACTTCCAAAGTTAAAACAACTTGCTCAAATTGATTTGATGCACTCTTCCAAGCGAATTTGGAAAGGTGATTTGGAGAGGTTCAAGTTAAAGCAAGTAGAAGAACAAAAGTTAGGATTTATTAGAAAAGATGATATACCTGGACATCTTGCTCCTATCATATATTTTGATGCTATTAAAAGCGGTAATCCTGTTAACTTAATGAAAGTGTTAAAACACAATGAATGGGATATTCTTTCTTTAGTAACGTTATATATATTGTCCGTAGAATTATTGAAAGAAAAAGATGTGGTAGAATCTGCGGTGACATATACGAATATTGGGAAATGGTTTCAAGACTTAAAAACAAAGCAAGCAAGCTACGACTGGTTTCAATTTGTTGTGCATCAATTTTCAAATGAAGAAGCGAGCTTAGCTTATTATTATGTTGGCTTACATTTAAAAAGAAAGCAGTTATTTAATGAGAGTATTCAAGCTTTTCAAGAATCCTTAAAGAAAATAGATGGGAAATTTCGTTATGAAGTTTACGTAGAACTGGCGAAACTATATGAACATCAGAATAAAGACTTTACCTTAGCTTTAGAAATAACTTTACAATGCACAGATTACTTGGCTAATAATATTTATGATGGGTCACCAGTGAAACTGTTGAAGATAAAAGAAGATTTACAAAAAAGAAAGGAGAGAATAATTCGGAAATTAACTATTTCCCGGGAAACCGCACAAGCTAACAAAAAGCGCCTTGAAATGCCTTAA
- the gpsB gene encoding cell division regulator GpsB, which yields MEMKLKASEILEKEFKTGLRGYNQEEVDMFLDDIIQDYEAFEKQISQLQLENKQLKEELTEVPKRVQQAPQTGATNFDILKRLSHLEKHVFGSKLYE from the coding sequence ATGGAAATGAAATTAAAGGCTTCGGAGATACTAGAAAAAGAATTTAAAACAGGCTTAAGAGGTTATAACCAAGAAGAAGTTGATATGTTTTTAGATGATATTATTCAAGATTATGAGGCATTTGAAAAACAAATTTCCCAACTTCAACTAGAAAACAAACAATTAAAAGAGGAATTAACAGAAGTTCCTAAAAGAGTTCAACAAGCTCCACAAACAGGAGCAACTAATTTTGATATATTAAAACGACTATCTCATTTAGAAAAACATGTTTTTGGTAGTAAATTGTACGAATAA